Proteins from a single region of bacterium:
- a CDS encoding FlgD immunoglobulin-like domain containing protein: protein DTATNTATNTASNTATDSATSTATNTATNTATNTATNTATNTATQTATLTPTSTPTYTATVTPTNTPLPPVTLVFEAPLPGILTAGVLSDPLVLQAKDSTNSDAVRTSQLTVSLLTDSTGEARFLAASGGPTITAITMPVGTSPVTFYYQDAKAGFPDLTASSPSMTSAVLPVTVQAAGFAQLQVLVPGEASDPGKPTANPAGHTGSPGSVQAGYPFPVTVQAVDGFFNPVTTGGTVDWSSDDPNAGLPLPSILSNGAAAVSVSLYSPGSRHVTAGGVGSPVASDPIQVLPGSLSTLNVVHGTPLLSTAIGGQSLPALTFYLTVGSGTDPVSVQGIVLRAEDQNGTPLSFQDAFQNIWVASGPTSLGINVSSTASDLVTLGTALTVLPGAGVPVTLGVDIASNPTASTARLSVDASTSWVAQDPVSNVNVMTNSFGDPTGFPMKSKVMVFSSPDLASTYGNYPNPFVAGSGNTTIQFNLEAPAKVSLLIYDVMGSLVRTLYRGTSLPAGLQNASWDGRTDNGTLVLNGIYYAQLDVNGQKLLIKIAVVK from the coding sequence GGATACGGCCACGAACACAGCCACGAATACGGCAAGCAATACGGCCACGGACAGCGCGACGAGTACGGCCACGAACACGGCCACGAATACGGCGACGAATACAGCCACGAACACGGCGACGAACACGGCCACGCAGACGGCGACCCTGACCCCTACCTCCACCCCGACCTATACGGCCACCGTCACGCCCACCAACACCCCCTTGCCGCCGGTGACCCTGGTCTTCGAGGCCCCCTTGCCGGGGATCCTGACCGCCGGAGTGTTGAGCGATCCTTTGGTCCTTCAGGCCAAGGATTCCACCAATTCGGACGCCGTGAGGACCAGTCAATTGACGGTGAGCCTTTTGACCGACTCGACCGGGGAGGCCCGGTTCCTGGCTGCCTCGGGCGGCCCCACCATCACCGCGATCACCATGCCGGTAGGGACAAGCCCGGTCACCTTCTACTATCAGGATGCCAAGGCGGGCTTCCCCGACCTGACGGCCTCTTCTCCATCGATGACCTCCGCGGTCCTCCCGGTCACCGTCCAGGCGGCGGGATTCGCCCAACTCCAGGTCCTGGTCCCGGGTGAGGCTTCCGATCCCGGAAAGCCTACGGCCAACCCCGCCGGGCATACGGGAAGTCCAGGTTCGGTGCAGGCCGGCTATCCCTTCCCGGTCACGGTCCAAGCGGTGGACGGTTTTTTCAACCCGGTCACCACAGGAGGAACGGTCGATTGGTCCAGCGATGACCCGAACGCGGGCCTGCCGCTCCCTTCGATCCTGTCCAATGGCGCCGCGGCGGTCTCCGTTTCCCTTTATAGCCCGGGTAGCCGCCATGTCACCGCGGGAGGGGTAGGCAGCCCCGTGGCCAGCGATCCCATCCAGGTGTTGCCCGGTTCCCTGAGCACCCTCAATGTGGTGCACGGGACGCCCCTGCTCTCGACGGCCATCGGCGGACAGAGCCTCCCGGCCCTGACCTTCTATCTCACGGTCGGGAGCGGAACGGACCCGGTCTCGGTCCAGGGGATCGTCCTGCGGGCGGAGGACCAGAACGGCACCCCGCTGTCCTTCCAGGACGCCTTCCAGAACATCTGGGTCGCCTCGGGGCCGACGAGCTTGGGCATCAATGTTTCCTCCACGGCCTCCGACCTGGTCACTTTAGGGACCGCCTTGACGGTCCTGCCCGGCGCGGGGGTGCCGGTCACATTGGGCGTGGACATCGCGTCGAACCCTACCGCCTCCACGGCCAGGCTCTCGGTGGACGCGTCCACCTCCTGGGTCGCCCAGGATCCCGTCTCGAACGTCAATGTCATGACGAATTCCTTCGGGGATCCGACCGGGTTCCCGATGAAGTCCAAGGTCATGGTGTTCTCGTCGCCCGATCTGGCCAGCACCTATGGGAACTATCCCAATCCTTTCGTGGCCGGTTCGGGGAACACCACGATCCAGTTCAACCTCGAAGCGCCCGCCAAGGTGTCGCTGCTGATCTATGACGTGATGGGATCCCTGGTGAGGACCCTCTACAGGGGGACTTCGCTTCCGGCCGGCCTTCAGAACGCCAGTTGGGACGGAAGGACCGATAACGGCACGCTGGTCCTGAACGGGATCTATTACGCCCAACTGGATGTGAACGGACAGAAGCTCTTGATCAAGATCGCGGTGGTGAAATGA
- a CDS encoding tetratricopeptide repeat protein, whose product MMTLSFFRAWRRPWLWVLLALFAARAQAQTATGGTISPFELGGSARALGMGDAAGALTGDGDGFFNNPAILATLKEHQILTFHAPLFGDTNYDAAAYTHPLGPGNSFGLALARLAVDGVPLTEDNILPTGTFTAEEYQALLGYGFRLTDEWDLGATVKYIREQFNTYEGSGVGLDLGILYHFGKSTRDFSQLGVKNLTLGVGFSNVLQPEVRLVQTPDTPDRVLRPSLSYLFLPPGTRDQLWLVLESQVPVAGMPDYRGGAEYAWNETAFLRAGFDGVGPTAGAGLRISDFQLDYAFNQRDLGALHRFSLSYRFDQVRDKLETQRIDLLKWVAKSYDSSNDYGPALKAWENVRREFPDDNESARALQDLQRRRKSELEKQLRAAQNAMERGDMERALPLVARALALDPSNPTAKALLRQVDRKAILSTNYTKGVEAYSREDYKQAIEYLQEVYEIDPHYRDVNFLYRDAQSHYLPLESMSKESTELYAKGVEAYMKGDFRRAVDCWGQVMEKNPKNFLVRRNLEEAKERLKEKPSAESPANP is encoded by the coding sequence ATGATGACCCTCTCCTTTTTCCGGGCCTGGCGCCGTCCGTGGCTTTGGGTCCTGCTGGCCCTTTTCGCGGCGAGGGCGCAGGCCCAAACGGCGACCGGCGGGACCATTTCCCCGTTCGAACTGGGAGGATCGGCCCGGGCCTTGGGCATGGGGGATGCGGCCGGGGCCCTGACCGGGGATGGGGACGGCTTCTTCAACAACCCCGCGATCCTGGCCACGCTCAAGGAACACCAGATCCTCACCTTCCACGCGCCCCTTTTTGGGGACACCAACTATGACGCCGCGGCCTATACCCATCCCCTGGGACCGGGCAACAGTTTCGGGCTGGCCTTGGCCCGGTTGGCCGTGGACGGGGTGCCCCTGACGGAGGACAACATCCTTCCGACGGGGACCTTCACCGCCGAGGAATATCAGGCCCTCCTGGGCTATGGTTTCCGGCTGACGGATGAATGGGACCTGGGCGCCACCGTGAAATACATCCGGGAACAATTCAATACCTATGAGGGGAGCGGTGTCGGTTTGGACTTGGGCATCCTTTATCATTTCGGGAAATCGACCCGTGACTTCTCCCAACTGGGCGTGAAGAACCTGACCCTGGGGGTGGGGTTCTCCAACGTCCTGCAACCGGAAGTGCGGTTGGTGCAAACGCCCGATACCCCGGACCGGGTCCTGCGCCCGAGCCTTTCCTATCTTTTCCTGCCCCCGGGGACCCGGGACCAGCTCTGGTTGGTCCTGGAAAGCCAGGTCCCCGTGGCCGGGATGCCCGATTACCGGGGCGGTGCTGAATACGCCTGGAACGAGACGGCTTTCCTGCGGGCGGGCTTCGACGGGGTCGGCCCCACCGCGGGGGCGGGCCTGCGGATCTCCGATTTCCAGTTGGACTACGCCTTCAACCAACGGGACCTGGGAGCCCTCCACCGATTCTCCCTTTCCTACCGTTTCGACCAGGTGCGGGACAAGCTCGAGACCCAGCGGATCGACCTGTTGAAGTGGGTGGCCAAGAGCTACGATTCGTCCAACGACTATGGGCCCGCCCTCAAGGCTTGGGAGAACGTCCGGCGTGAATTTCCCGACGACAACGAATCGGCGCGGGCCCTCCAGGACCTCCAACGGCGCCGGAAGAGCGAGCTCGAAAAACAGCTTCGGGCCGCCCAGAACGCCATGGAACGCGGCGACATGGAAAGGGCGCTTCCGCTCGTGGCCCGGGCCCTGGCCCTGGACCCGAGCAACCCGACGGCCAAGGCCCTCCTGCGGCAAGTGGACCGGAAGGCCATCCTTTCCACCAATTACACCAAGGGCGTGGAGGCCTATAGCCGCGAGGATTACAAGCAGGCCATCGAATACCTCCAAGAGGTCTATGAGATCGACCCCCATTACCGGGACGTCAATTTCCTTTACCGGGACGCTCAAAGCCACTATCTTCCCCTCGAATCCATGTCCAAGGAATCCACCGAACTTTACGCCAAGGGCGTGGAGGCCTACATGAAGGGTGATTTCCGCCGGGCCGTCGATTGTTGGGGCCAGGTCATGGAGAAGAACCCCAAGAATTTCCTGGTCCGACGGAACCTGGAAGAAGCCAAGGAACGATTGAAGGAAAAGCCCTCCGCTGAAAGTCCCGCGAACCCATGA